In Exiguobacterium sibiricum 7-3, a genomic segment contains:
- a CDS encoding THUMP domain-containing class I SAM-dependent RNA methyltransferase, translating to MAKRLVIATAAMGIESLVAKEVRDLGYECTVEDGKVYIDCELEDIPRLNLWLRTADRVKLVVAEFKATSFEKLFDQVKDLPWSELLPWEANYVVNGRSVKSKLFSIRDCQKITEKAIVSHMQEAYNMGDEWLPKTGASFPIEVALLKDIATLTIDTSGDALHKRGYREFHSAAPLKETMAAAMLMLTNWKPDMPLYDVFTGSGTLAIEAAMIGRNIAPGINREFASQEWACIPKKAWFDAIKEANDKAEWDKPLKIYANDTDPEMVKLAKQNAELADVRDAINVMQRDAADFKPKEDFGVIIGNPPYGERLEDAREVHQLYRKIGNAFREFPYYSVYMITSYVEFEKAFGRPATKRRKLYNGNIEVQFYQYYGLRRKRPQS from the coding sequence ATGGCAAAACGTTTAGTCATCGCGACGGCGGCAATGGGAATCGAATCCCTCGTCGCCAAGGAAGTCCGCGATTTAGGATACGAGTGTACGGTCGAGGACGGAAAAGTCTACATCGATTGTGAGCTCGAAGACATTCCCCGTCTCAACCTCTGGTTACGGACGGCAGACCGCGTCAAACTCGTCGTTGCGGAATTTAAAGCGACATCATTCGAAAAATTATTTGATCAGGTCAAAGACCTCCCGTGGAGCGAACTGTTGCCGTGGGAAGCGAACTACGTCGTCAACGGCCGCTCGGTCAAATCAAAGTTGTTCTCGATCCGTGACTGTCAGAAGATCACGGAAAAAGCGATCGTCTCGCACATGCAGGAAGCGTACAACATGGGCGATGAGTGGTTACCGAAAACCGGTGCCAGCTTCCCGATCGAAGTCGCGCTCTTAAAAGATATCGCGACGCTGACGATCGATACGTCAGGCGATGCGCTGCATAAACGCGGCTACCGCGAGTTCCACTCGGCGGCACCACTGAAAGAGACGATGGCCGCGGCAATGCTGATGCTGACGAACTGGAAGCCGGATATGCCGCTTTATGACGTCTTTACGGGTTCGGGAACATTGGCGATTGAAGCGGCAATGATCGGTCGGAATATCGCACCGGGGATCAACCGCGAATTCGCTTCGCAGGAATGGGCCTGCATTCCAAAAAAAGCCTGGTTTGATGCAATCAAGGAAGCAAACGACAAAGCTGAGTGGGACAAACCGCTCAAAATCTATGCCAACGATACGGATCCGGAGATGGTCAAGCTCGCAAAACAAAACGCCGAGCTCGCAGACGTCCGGGACGCGATCAACGTCATGCAACGTGACGCGGCTGACTTCAAGCCGAAGGAAGACTTTGGTGTCATCATCGGGAACCCGCCGTACGGAGAGCGTCTTGAGGACGCACGCGAAGTCCATCAGCTGTACCGGAAGATCGGTAATGCATTCCGTGAATTCCCGTATTACAGTGTTTACATGATCACGTCGTACGTCGAGTTCGAAAAAGCATTCGGCCGCCCGGCGACAAAACGCCGTAAGCTGTATAACGGGAATATTGAAGTACAATTTTATCAATATTATGGTCTCCGCCGGAAAAGACCGCAGTCTTAA